Proteins from a genomic interval of Panthera tigris isolate Pti1 chromosome A2, P.tigris_Pti1_mat1.1, whole genome shotgun sequence:
- the AP3D1 gene encoding AP-3 complex subunit delta-1 isoform X1 — MALKMVKGSIDRMFDKNLQDLVRGIRNHKEDEAKYISQCIDEIKQELKQDNIAVKANAVCKLTYLQMLGYDISWAAFNIIEVMSASKFTFKRIGYLAASQCFHEGTDVIMLTTNQIRKDLSSPSQYDTGVALTGLSCFVTPDLARDLANDIMTLMSHTKPYIRKKAVLIMYKVFLKYPESLRPAFPRLKEKLEDPDPGVQSAAVNVICELARRNPKNYLSLAPLFFKLMTSSTNNWVLIKIIKLFGALTPLEPRLGKKLIEPLTNLIHSTSAMSLLYECVNTVIAVLISLSSGMPNHSASIQLCVQKLRILIEDSDQNLKYLGLLAMSKILRTHPKSVQAHKDLVLQCLDDKDESIRLRALDLLYGMVSKKNLVEIVKKLMSHVDKAEGTTYRDELLTKIIDICSQCNYQHITNFQWYISVLVELTRLEGTRHGHLIAAQMLDVAIRVKAIRKFAVSQMSALLDSAHLVASSTQRNGICEVLYAAAWICGEFSEHLQEPQQTLEAMLRPKVTTLPGHIQAVYVQNVVKLYASILQQKEQAVEPEAAQDVTQLMVERLPQFVQSADLEVQERASCVLQLVKHIQKLQAKDVPVAEEVSALFAGELNPVAPKAQKKVPVPEGLDLDAWINEPPSDSESEDEKPKAIFHDEEQRHAKQRQPEAEEEELARRREARKQEQANNPFYIKSSPSPQKRYQDMPGVEHIPVVQIDLSVPLKVPGMPVSDQYVKLQEEREHRQRLEKDRRRRKKKDKDKRGKPRRHSSLHTESDEDMAPAQRVDIVTEEMPENALPSDEDDKDPNDPYRALDVDLDRPLADSERLPVQKHRNAETTKSPEKEDVPVVEKKIKKPRKKEKKHREKEREKKEKRKEEKEGEDFDFWLSTTPLPATAPAPAPGEPGADAVTAAPEGGGEEPRREERGDDEDGDNERDPEKASKHKKKKHKKEKEERPKDKKKPKKKQPPGEEAAEPVENGALADEPLPPMSSYCLLAENSYIKMTYDIQGSLQKDSQVTVSIVLENQSSSFLKGMEFNVLDSLNTRLARPEGSSVHDGVPVPFQLPPGISNEAQFVFTIQSIVMAQKLKGTLSFIAKNDEGSTHEKLDFKLHFSCTSYLVTTPCYSDAFAKLLESGDLSMSSIKVDGISMSFQNLLAKICFHHHFSVVERVDSCASMYSRSIQGHHVCLLLKKGEKSVSVDGKCSDATLLSNLLAEMKATLAEC; from the exons GCAAAGTATATCTCTCAGTGCATTGATGAAATCAAGCAAGAGCTGAAGCAAGACAACATTGCAGTAAAAGCCAACGCGGTCTGCAAGCTGACCTAC TTACAGATGTTGGGCTATGACATCAGCTGGGCTGCCTTCAACATCATAGAAGTGATGAGCGCCTCCAAGTTCACGTTCAAG CGGATCGGCTACCTCGCTGCTTCCCAGTGCTTTCACGAGGGGACCGACGTCATCATGCTGACGACGAACCAGATCCGCAAG gACCTGAGCAGCCCCAGCCAGTACGACACTGGCGTTGCACTGACTGGCCTGTCCTGTTTTGTTACCCCAGATCTTGCCAGAGACTTGGCCAACGACATCATGACACTG ATGTCGCACACCAAGCCGTACATTCGGAAGAAGGCTGTCCTGATCATGTACAAGGTGTTCCTGAAGTACCCCGAGTCCCTACGCCCCGCGTTCCCCCGCCTGAAGGAGAAGCTGGAGGACCCCGATCCCG GGGTCCAGTCGGCCGCAGTCAACGTCATCTGTGAACTGGCCAGGCGTAACCCCAAAAACTACCTTTCCCTTGCCCCCCTGTTCTTCAAGCTGATGACCTCCTCAACCAACAACTGGGTCCTCATCAAGATTATCAAACTG TTTGGTGCTCTGACCCCCTTGGAGCCAAGGTTGGGCAAGAAGCTGATCGAGCCTCTCACCAACCTGATCCACAG CACATCCGCCATGTCTCTTCTGTACGAGTGCGTGAACACCGTCATCGCAG TGCTCATCTCCCTGTCCTCCGGCATGCCGAACCACAGCGCCAGCATCCAG CTCTGTGTCCAGAAATTGAGGATATTGATAGAAGACTCCGACCAGAACT TGAAATACCTGGGCCTGCTGGCCATGTCCAAGATCCTCAGGACGCACCCCAAGTCCGTGCAGGCCCACAAGGACCTCGTCCTGCAGTGTCTGGACGACAAGGACGAGTCCATCCGCCTGCGGGCCCTCGACCTCCTGTACGGAATG gtgtcCAAGAAGAACCTGGTGGAGATCGTCAAAAAGCTGATGAGCCACGTGGACAAGGCCGAGGGCACGACCTACCGCGACGAGCTGCTCACCAAGATCATCGACATCTGCAGCCAGTGCAACTATCAGCACATCACCAACTTCCAGTG GTACATCAGCGTCCTGGTGGAGCTGACCCGGCTGGAAGGCACCCGCCACGGCCACCTCATCGCCGCGCAGATGCTGGACGTGGCCATCCGCGTGAAGGCCATCCGCAAGTTCGCCGTGTCGCAGATGTCCGCGCTGCTCGACAGCGCCCACCTGGTGGCCAGCAGCACCCAGCGCAACGGCATCTGCGAGGTGCTCTACGCGGCCGCCTGGATCTGCGGGGAGTTCTCCGA GCACTTGCAGGAGCCCCAGCAGACCCTCGAGGCCATGCTGCGGCCTAAAGTCACTACCCTACCCGGCCACATCCAGGCCGTGTACGTGCAGAACGTGGTCAAGCTCTACGCGTCCATCCTGCAGCAGAAGGAGCAGGCGGTGGAGCCGGAGGCGGCCCAGGACGTCACCCAGCTCATGGTGGAGCGGCTGCCCCAGTTTGTGCAGAGCGCGGACCTGGAGGTCCAGGAGCGG GCGTCCTGCGTCTTGCAGCTGGTCAAGCACATCCAGAAGCTTCAGGCCAAGGACGTGCCGGTAGCAGAAGAAGTGAGTGCCCTCTTTGCTGGAGAGCTGAACCCAGTGGCTCCCAAGGCACAGAAGAAGGTTCCAGTTCCTGAAGG CCTGGACCTGGACGCTTGGATCAACGAGCCGCCCTCGGACAGCGAGTCTGAGGACGAGAAGCCCAAGGCCATCTTCCACGACGAGGAGCAGCGCCATGCCAAGCAGCGGCAGccggaggcagaggaggaggagctggcccGG CGTCGAGAAGCCCGGAAGCAGGAACAGGCTAACAACCCTTTCTACATCAAAAGCTCCCCATCTCCCCAAAAG CGGTACCAGGACATGCCCGGAGTGGAACATATCCCCGTGGTGCAGATAGACCTCTCGGTGCCCCTGAAAGTGCCAG GGATGCCCGTGTCGGACCAGTACGTGAAgctgcaggaggagagggagcacCGGCAGAGGCTGGAGAAGGACAGGAGGCggaggaagaagaaggacaaGGACAAGAGGGGCAAGCCGCGGCGCCACAGCTCGCTGCACACAGAGAGCGACGAGGACATGGCCCCGGCGCAGCGGGTGGACATCGTCACCGAGGAGATGCCTGAG aACGCTCTCCCCAGCGACGAGGACGACAAAGACCCCAACGACCCTTACAGGGCCCTGGACGTCGACCTGGACAG GCCCCTGGCCGACAGCGAGAGGCTGCCCGTCCAGAAACACAGAAACGCCGAGACTACCAAGTCCCCCGAAAAGGAGGACGTCCCTGTCGTGGAGAAGAAGATCAAAAAgcccaggaagaaagagaagaagcacagagagaaagagcgagagaagaaggagaagagaaaggaggagaaggag GGCGAGGACTTCGATTTTTGGCTGTCCACCACCCCACTGCCCGCcacggccccggccccggccccg GGAGAGCCTGGAGCGGACGCCGTCACCGCTGCCCCTGAGGGAGGGGGCGAGGAGCCCAGGAGAGAGGAGCGAGGCGACGACGAGGATGGAGACAATGAGCGGGACCCCGAAAAG GCTTCGAAGCATAAGAAGAAGAAGcacaagaaggagaaggaggagagaccCAAGGACAAGAAGAAACCCAAgaagaagcagcctccaggtgaAGAGGCGGCAGAGCCCGTGGAGAACGGCGCGCTCGCTGACGAGCCTCTCCCG CCCATGTCCAGCTACTGCCTCCTGGCCGAGAACTCCTACATCAAGATG ACCTACGACATCCAGGGCAGCCTGCAGAAGGACAGCCAGGTCACCGTGTCCATCGTCCTGGAGAACCAGAGCAGCAGCTTCCTGAAGGGCATGGAGTTCAACGTGCTGGACTCGCTCAACACCAGGCTGGCCCGGCCAGAGGGCTCCTCCGTCCACGACGGCGTCCCCGTGCCTTTCCAGTTGCCCCCAG GCATCTCCAACGAGGCCCAGTTTGTATTCACCATTCAGAGTATCGTCATGGCCCAGAAGCTCAAGGGGACCCTGTCCTTCATTGCCAAG AACGATGAAGGGTCGACCCACGAGAAGCTGGACTTCAAGCTCCACTTCAGCTGTACCTCGTACTTGGTCACGACGCCCTGCTACAG TGACGCCTTTGCCAAGTTGCTGGAGTCTGGGGACCTGAGCATGAGCTCAATCAAAGTCGACGGCATTAGTATGTCCTTCCAGAACCTTCTAGCAAAGATCTGTTTTCATCACCATTTTTCCG TGGTGGAGAGAGTGGACTCCTGCGCCTCCATGTACAGCCGCTCCATCCAGGGCCACCACGTCTGCCTCCTGCTGAAGAAG GGGGAGAAGTCCGTGTCGGTGGACGGGAAGTGCAGCGACGCGACGCTGCTGAGCAACCTGCTGGCGGAGATGAAAGCGACGCTGGCCGAGTGCTGa
- the AP3D1 gene encoding AP-3 complex subunit delta-1 isoform X3, producing MALKMVKGSIDRMFDKNLQDLVRGIRNHKEDEAKYISQCIDEIKQELKQDNIAVKANAVCKLTYLQMLGYDISWAAFNIIEVMSASKFTFKRIGYLAASQCFHEGTDVIMLTTNQIRKDLSSPSQYDTGVALTGLSCFVTPDLARDLANDIMTLMSHTKPYIRKKAVLIMYKVFLKYPESLRPAFPRLKEKLEDPDPGVQSAAVNVICELARRNPKNYLSLAPLFFKLMTSSTNNWVLIKIIKLFGALTPLEPRLGKKLIEPLTNLIHSTSAMSLLYECVNTVIAVLISLSSGMPNHSASIQLCVQKLRILIEDSDQNLKYLGLLAMSKILRTHPKSVQAHKDLVLQCLDDKDESIRLRALDLLYGMVSKKNLVEIVKKLMSHVDKAEGTTYRDELLTKIIDICSQCNYQHITNFQWYISVLVELTRLEGTRHGHLIAAQMLDVAIRVKAIRKFAVSQMSALLDSAHLVASSTQRNGICEVLYAAAWICGEFSEHLQEPQQTLEAMLRPKVTTLPGHIQAVYVQNVVKLYASILQQKEQAVEPEAAQDVTQLMVERLPQFVQSADLEVQERASCVLQLVKHIQKLQAKDVPVAEEVSALFAGELNPVAPKAQKKVPVPEGLDLDAWINEPPSDSESEDEKPKAIFHDEEQRHAKQRQPEAEEEELARRREARKQEQANNPFYIKSSPSPQKRYQDMPGVEHIPVVQIDLSVPLKVPGMPVSDQYVKLQEEREHRQRLEKDRRRRKKKDKDKRGKPRRHSSLHTESDEDMAPAQRVDIVTEEMPENALPSDEDDKDPNDPYRALDVDLDRPLADSERLPVQKHRNAETTKSPEKEDVPVVEKKIKKPRKKEKKHREKEREKKEKRKEEKEGEDFDFWLSTTPLPATAPAPAPGEPGADAVTAAPEGGGEEPRREERGDDEDGDNERDPEKKASKHKKKKHKKEKEERPKDKKKPKKKQPPGEEAAEPVENGALADEPLPPMSSYCLLAENSYIKMTYDIQGSLQKDSQVTVSIVLENQSSSFLKGMEFNVLDSLNTRLARPEGSSVHDGVPVPFQLPPGISNEAQFVFTIQSIVMAQKLKGTLSFIAKNDEGSTHEKLDFKLHFSCTSYLVTTPCYSDAFAKLLESGDLSMSSIKVDGISMSFQNLLAKICFHHHFSVVERVDSCASMYSRSIQGHHVCLLLKKGEKSVSVDGKCSDATLLSNLLAEMKATLAEC from the exons GCAAAGTATATCTCTCAGTGCATTGATGAAATCAAGCAAGAGCTGAAGCAAGACAACATTGCAGTAAAAGCCAACGCGGTCTGCAAGCTGACCTAC TTACAGATGTTGGGCTATGACATCAGCTGGGCTGCCTTCAACATCATAGAAGTGATGAGCGCCTCCAAGTTCACGTTCAAG CGGATCGGCTACCTCGCTGCTTCCCAGTGCTTTCACGAGGGGACCGACGTCATCATGCTGACGACGAACCAGATCCGCAAG gACCTGAGCAGCCCCAGCCAGTACGACACTGGCGTTGCACTGACTGGCCTGTCCTGTTTTGTTACCCCAGATCTTGCCAGAGACTTGGCCAACGACATCATGACACTG ATGTCGCACACCAAGCCGTACATTCGGAAGAAGGCTGTCCTGATCATGTACAAGGTGTTCCTGAAGTACCCCGAGTCCCTACGCCCCGCGTTCCCCCGCCTGAAGGAGAAGCTGGAGGACCCCGATCCCG GGGTCCAGTCGGCCGCAGTCAACGTCATCTGTGAACTGGCCAGGCGTAACCCCAAAAACTACCTTTCCCTTGCCCCCCTGTTCTTCAAGCTGATGACCTCCTCAACCAACAACTGGGTCCTCATCAAGATTATCAAACTG TTTGGTGCTCTGACCCCCTTGGAGCCAAGGTTGGGCAAGAAGCTGATCGAGCCTCTCACCAACCTGATCCACAG CACATCCGCCATGTCTCTTCTGTACGAGTGCGTGAACACCGTCATCGCAG TGCTCATCTCCCTGTCCTCCGGCATGCCGAACCACAGCGCCAGCATCCAG CTCTGTGTCCAGAAATTGAGGATATTGATAGAAGACTCCGACCAGAACT TGAAATACCTGGGCCTGCTGGCCATGTCCAAGATCCTCAGGACGCACCCCAAGTCCGTGCAGGCCCACAAGGACCTCGTCCTGCAGTGTCTGGACGACAAGGACGAGTCCATCCGCCTGCGGGCCCTCGACCTCCTGTACGGAATG gtgtcCAAGAAGAACCTGGTGGAGATCGTCAAAAAGCTGATGAGCCACGTGGACAAGGCCGAGGGCACGACCTACCGCGACGAGCTGCTCACCAAGATCATCGACATCTGCAGCCAGTGCAACTATCAGCACATCACCAACTTCCAGTG GTACATCAGCGTCCTGGTGGAGCTGACCCGGCTGGAAGGCACCCGCCACGGCCACCTCATCGCCGCGCAGATGCTGGACGTGGCCATCCGCGTGAAGGCCATCCGCAAGTTCGCCGTGTCGCAGATGTCCGCGCTGCTCGACAGCGCCCACCTGGTGGCCAGCAGCACCCAGCGCAACGGCATCTGCGAGGTGCTCTACGCGGCCGCCTGGATCTGCGGGGAGTTCTCCGA GCACTTGCAGGAGCCCCAGCAGACCCTCGAGGCCATGCTGCGGCCTAAAGTCACTACCCTACCCGGCCACATCCAGGCCGTGTACGTGCAGAACGTGGTCAAGCTCTACGCGTCCATCCTGCAGCAGAAGGAGCAGGCGGTGGAGCCGGAGGCGGCCCAGGACGTCACCCAGCTCATGGTGGAGCGGCTGCCCCAGTTTGTGCAGAGCGCGGACCTGGAGGTCCAGGAGCGG GCGTCCTGCGTCTTGCAGCTGGTCAAGCACATCCAGAAGCTTCAGGCCAAGGACGTGCCGGTAGCAGAAGAAGTGAGTGCCCTCTTTGCTGGAGAGCTGAACCCAGTGGCTCCCAAGGCACAGAAGAAGGTTCCAGTTCCTGAAGG CCTGGACCTGGACGCTTGGATCAACGAGCCGCCCTCGGACAGCGAGTCTGAGGACGAGAAGCCCAAGGCCATCTTCCACGACGAGGAGCAGCGCCATGCCAAGCAGCGGCAGccggaggcagaggaggaggagctggcccGG CGTCGAGAAGCCCGGAAGCAGGAACAGGCTAACAACCCTTTCTACATCAAAAGCTCCCCATCTCCCCAAAAG CGGTACCAGGACATGCCCGGAGTGGAACATATCCCCGTGGTGCAGATAGACCTCTCGGTGCCCCTGAAAGTGCCAG GGATGCCCGTGTCGGACCAGTACGTGAAgctgcaggaggagagggagcacCGGCAGAGGCTGGAGAAGGACAGGAGGCggaggaagaagaaggacaaGGACAAGAGGGGCAAGCCGCGGCGCCACAGCTCGCTGCACACAGAGAGCGACGAGGACATGGCCCCGGCGCAGCGGGTGGACATCGTCACCGAGGAGATGCCTGAG aACGCTCTCCCCAGCGACGAGGACGACAAAGACCCCAACGACCCTTACAGGGCCCTGGACGTCGACCTGGACAG GCCCCTGGCCGACAGCGAGAGGCTGCCCGTCCAGAAACACAGAAACGCCGAGACTACCAAGTCCCCCGAAAAGGAGGACGTCCCTGTCGTGGAGAAGAAGATCAAAAAgcccaggaagaaagagaagaagcacagagagaaagagcgagagaagaaggagaagagaaaggaggagaaggag GGCGAGGACTTCGATTTTTGGCTGTCCACCACCCCACTGCCCGCcacggccccggccccggccccg GGAGAGCCTGGAGCGGACGCCGTCACCGCTGCCCCTGAGGGAGGGGGCGAGGAGCCCAGGAGAGAGGAGCGAGGCGACGACGAGGATGGAGACAATGAGCGGGACCCCGAAAAG AAGGCTTCGAAGCATAAGAAGAAGAAGcacaagaaggagaaggaggagagaccCAAGGACAAGAAGAAACCCAAgaagaagcagcctccaggtgaAGAGGCGGCAGAGCCCGTGGAGAACGGCGCGCTCGCTGACGAGCCTCTCCCG CCCATGTCCAGCTACTGCCTCCTGGCCGAGAACTCCTACATCAAGATG ACCTACGACATCCAGGGCAGCCTGCAGAAGGACAGCCAGGTCACCGTGTCCATCGTCCTGGAGAACCAGAGCAGCAGCTTCCTGAAGGGCATGGAGTTCAACGTGCTGGACTCGCTCAACACCAGGCTGGCCCGGCCAGAGGGCTCCTCCGTCCACGACGGCGTCCCCGTGCCTTTCCAGTTGCCCCCAG GCATCTCCAACGAGGCCCAGTTTGTATTCACCATTCAGAGTATCGTCATGGCCCAGAAGCTCAAGGGGACCCTGTCCTTCATTGCCAAG AACGATGAAGGGTCGACCCACGAGAAGCTGGACTTCAAGCTCCACTTCAGCTGTACCTCGTACTTGGTCACGACGCCCTGCTACAG TGACGCCTTTGCCAAGTTGCTGGAGTCTGGGGACCTGAGCATGAGCTCAATCAAAGTCGACGGCATTAGTATGTCCTTCCAGAACCTTCTAGCAAAGATCTGTTTTCATCACCATTTTTCCG TGGTGGAGAGAGTGGACTCCTGCGCCTCCATGTACAGCCGCTCCATCCAGGGCCACCACGTCTGCCTCCTGCTGAAGAAG GGGGAGAAGTCCGTGTCGGTGGACGGGAAGTGCAGCGACGCGACGCTGCTGAGCAACCTGCTGGCGGAGATGAAAGCGACGCTGGCCGAGTGCTGa
- the AP3D1 gene encoding AP-3 complex subunit delta-1 isoform X2 produces the protein MALKMVKGSIDRMFDKNLQDLVRGIRNHKEDEAKYISQCIDEIKQELKQDNIAVKANAVCKLTYLQMLGYDISWAAFNIIEVMSASKFTFKRIGYLAASQCFHEGTDVIMLTTNQIRKDLSSPSQYDTGVALTGLSCFVTPDLARDLANDIMTLMSHTKPYIRKKAVLIMYKVFLKYPESLRPAFPRLKEKLEDPDPGVQSAAVNVICELARRNPKNYLSLAPLFFKLMTSSTNNWVLIKIIKLFGALTPLEPRLGKKLIEPLTNLIHSTSAMSLLYECVNTVIAVLISLSSGMPNHSASIQLCVQKLRILIEDSDQNLKYLGLLAMSKILRTHPKSVQAHKDLVLQCLDDKDESIRLRALDLLYGMVSKKNLVEIVKKLMSHVDKAEGTTYRDELLTKIIDICSQCNYQHITNFQWYISVLVELTRLEGTRHGHLIAAQMLDVAIRVKAIRKFAVSQMSALLDSAHLVASSTQRNGICEVLYAAAWICGEFSEHLQEPQQTLEAMLRPKVTTLPGHIQAVYVQNVVKLYASILQQKEQAVEPEAAQDVTQLMVERLPQFVQSADLEVQERASCVLQLVKHIQKLQAKDVPVAEEVSALFAGELNPVAPKAQKKVPVPEGLDLDAWINEPPSDSESEDEKPKAIFHDEEQRHAKQRQPEAEEEELARRREARKQEQANNPFYIKSSPSPQKRYQDMPGVEHIPVVQIDLSVPLKVPGMPVSDQYVKLQEEREHRQRLEKDRRRRKKKDKDKRGKPRRHSSLHTESDEDMAPAQRVDIVTEEMPENALPSDEDDKDPNDPYRALDVDLDRPLADSERLPVQKHRNAETTKSPEKEDVPVVEKKIKKPRKKEKKHREKEREKKEKRKEEKEGEDFDFWLSTTPLPATAPAPAPGEPGADAVTAAPEGGGEEPRREERGDDEDGDNERDPEKKASKHKKKKHKKEKEERPKDKKKPKKKQPPAHVQLLPPGRELLHQDDLRHPGQPAEGQPGHRVHRPGEPEQQLPEGHGVQRAGLAQHQAGPARGLLRPRRRPRAFPVAPRHLQRGPVCIHHSEYRHGPEAQGDPVLHCQER, from the exons GCAAAGTATATCTCTCAGTGCATTGATGAAATCAAGCAAGAGCTGAAGCAAGACAACATTGCAGTAAAAGCCAACGCGGTCTGCAAGCTGACCTAC TTACAGATGTTGGGCTATGACATCAGCTGGGCTGCCTTCAACATCATAGAAGTGATGAGCGCCTCCAAGTTCACGTTCAAG CGGATCGGCTACCTCGCTGCTTCCCAGTGCTTTCACGAGGGGACCGACGTCATCATGCTGACGACGAACCAGATCCGCAAG gACCTGAGCAGCCCCAGCCAGTACGACACTGGCGTTGCACTGACTGGCCTGTCCTGTTTTGTTACCCCAGATCTTGCCAGAGACTTGGCCAACGACATCATGACACTG ATGTCGCACACCAAGCCGTACATTCGGAAGAAGGCTGTCCTGATCATGTACAAGGTGTTCCTGAAGTACCCCGAGTCCCTACGCCCCGCGTTCCCCCGCCTGAAGGAGAAGCTGGAGGACCCCGATCCCG GGGTCCAGTCGGCCGCAGTCAACGTCATCTGTGAACTGGCCAGGCGTAACCCCAAAAACTACCTTTCCCTTGCCCCCCTGTTCTTCAAGCTGATGACCTCCTCAACCAACAACTGGGTCCTCATCAAGATTATCAAACTG TTTGGTGCTCTGACCCCCTTGGAGCCAAGGTTGGGCAAGAAGCTGATCGAGCCTCTCACCAACCTGATCCACAG CACATCCGCCATGTCTCTTCTGTACGAGTGCGTGAACACCGTCATCGCAG TGCTCATCTCCCTGTCCTCCGGCATGCCGAACCACAGCGCCAGCATCCAG CTCTGTGTCCAGAAATTGAGGATATTGATAGAAGACTCCGACCAGAACT TGAAATACCTGGGCCTGCTGGCCATGTCCAAGATCCTCAGGACGCACCCCAAGTCCGTGCAGGCCCACAAGGACCTCGTCCTGCAGTGTCTGGACGACAAGGACGAGTCCATCCGCCTGCGGGCCCTCGACCTCCTGTACGGAATG gtgtcCAAGAAGAACCTGGTGGAGATCGTCAAAAAGCTGATGAGCCACGTGGACAAGGCCGAGGGCACGACCTACCGCGACGAGCTGCTCACCAAGATCATCGACATCTGCAGCCAGTGCAACTATCAGCACATCACCAACTTCCAGTG GTACATCAGCGTCCTGGTGGAGCTGACCCGGCTGGAAGGCACCCGCCACGGCCACCTCATCGCCGCGCAGATGCTGGACGTGGCCATCCGCGTGAAGGCCATCCGCAAGTTCGCCGTGTCGCAGATGTCCGCGCTGCTCGACAGCGCCCACCTGGTGGCCAGCAGCACCCAGCGCAACGGCATCTGCGAGGTGCTCTACGCGGCCGCCTGGATCTGCGGGGAGTTCTCCGA GCACTTGCAGGAGCCCCAGCAGACCCTCGAGGCCATGCTGCGGCCTAAAGTCACTACCCTACCCGGCCACATCCAGGCCGTGTACGTGCAGAACGTGGTCAAGCTCTACGCGTCCATCCTGCAGCAGAAGGAGCAGGCGGTGGAGCCGGAGGCGGCCCAGGACGTCACCCAGCTCATGGTGGAGCGGCTGCCCCAGTTTGTGCAGAGCGCGGACCTGGAGGTCCAGGAGCGG GCGTCCTGCGTCTTGCAGCTGGTCAAGCACATCCAGAAGCTTCAGGCCAAGGACGTGCCGGTAGCAGAAGAAGTGAGTGCCCTCTTTGCTGGAGAGCTGAACCCAGTGGCTCCCAAGGCACAGAAGAAGGTTCCAGTTCCTGAAGG CCTGGACCTGGACGCTTGGATCAACGAGCCGCCCTCGGACAGCGAGTCTGAGGACGAGAAGCCCAAGGCCATCTTCCACGACGAGGAGCAGCGCCATGCCAAGCAGCGGCAGccggaggcagaggaggaggagctggcccGG CGTCGAGAAGCCCGGAAGCAGGAACAGGCTAACAACCCTTTCTACATCAAAAGCTCCCCATCTCCCCAAAAG CGGTACCAGGACATGCCCGGAGTGGAACATATCCCCGTGGTGCAGATAGACCTCTCGGTGCCCCTGAAAGTGCCAG GGATGCCCGTGTCGGACCAGTACGTGAAgctgcaggaggagagggagcacCGGCAGAGGCTGGAGAAGGACAGGAGGCggaggaagaagaaggacaaGGACAAGAGGGGCAAGCCGCGGCGCCACAGCTCGCTGCACACAGAGAGCGACGAGGACATGGCCCCGGCGCAGCGGGTGGACATCGTCACCGAGGAGATGCCTGAG aACGCTCTCCCCAGCGACGAGGACGACAAAGACCCCAACGACCCTTACAGGGCCCTGGACGTCGACCTGGACAG GCCCCTGGCCGACAGCGAGAGGCTGCCCGTCCAGAAACACAGAAACGCCGAGACTACCAAGTCCCCCGAAAAGGAGGACGTCCCTGTCGTGGAGAAGAAGATCAAAAAgcccaggaagaaagagaagaagcacagagagaaagagcgagagaagaaggagaagagaaaggaggagaaggag GGCGAGGACTTCGATTTTTGGCTGTCCACCACCCCACTGCCCGCcacggccccggccccggccccg GGAGAGCCTGGAGCGGACGCCGTCACCGCTGCCCCTGAGGGAGGGGGCGAGGAGCCCAGGAGAGAGGAGCGAGGCGACGACGAGGATGGAGACAATGAGCGGGACCCCGAAAAG AAGGCTTCGAAGCATAAGAAGAAGAAGcacaagaaggagaaggaggagagaccCAAGGACAAGAAGAAACCCAAgaagaagcagcctccag CCCATGTCCAGCTACTGCCTCCTGGCCGAGAACTCCTACATCAAGATG ACCTACGACATCCAGGGCAGCCTGCAGAAGGACAGCCAGGTCACCGTGTCCATCGTCCTGGAGAACCAGAGCAGCAGCTTCCTGAAGGGCATGGAGTTCAACGTGCTGGACTCGCTCAACACCAGGCTGGCCCGGCCAGAGGGCTCCTCCGTCCACGACGGCGTCCCCGTGCCTTTCCAGTTGCCCCCAG GCATCTCCAACGAGGCCCAGTTTGTATTCACCATTCAGAGTATCGTCATGGCCCAGAAGCTCAAGGGGACCCTGTCCTTCATTGCCAAG AACGATGA